In Symmachiella dynata, the following are encoded in one genomic region:
- a CDS encoding DUF6079 family protein has protein sequence MKYSELIDFEPIESVIQLREADSHDKARSLVETFVISAKMAEKLTDVVFPNLQFDEPYDNKGLLIVGNYGTGKSHLMSFISALAEHEDLTGACRNPAVAKAAKPIIGRFKVIRSEIGSTQMGLRDYICGELEDSLAKMGVTHSFPPAEKVRNNKDGLTEMMGKFHEKYPDHGLLLFVDELLDYLRSRNDQELILDLNFLREVGEVCSTLRFRFLAGLQEMLFENPRFAFVADQLRRVQARFEQVPIAQEDVAFVVSERLLTKTDKQRAWIREHLEKFTPLYDSMAERIDAFVELYPIHPAYIERFELISVAEKREILKTLSAEMKQLLDKDVPADETGLVSYDSYWSELRDNPSIRSLPDVSEVIDKSKVLENRIKQAFTRKAYTPMALRISHALSVHRLTTDDIQAKIGPTASEIRDDLCLYHEALPERNSDFLRTTVESCLNEIVKTMSGQFITHNKENDQYYLDLEKNIDYDTEIEKRSESLSKSELDRYYFESLKRVMECVDTPEYRTGFRIWEHELEWHTHRVFRNGYLFFGAPNERPNTQPPRDFYLYFMQPFEPPKKNWKADLQDEVFFLLKHPDEACDRALRLYAGAQAMAAQAGSATKKNYMDKADMHLKSLTKWLREHMLTAFDVVHQGSAKKMVEFLKGHKTGGMTVREMVNLVGTVALESTFDERYPEYPKFSVSLTTNNLDDAVADGIRALSGGLRTNLATAILDGLELVDGDKIRPHESRYAKSVVKRLEAKPQGQVLNRSELLEEKYQNVEVGIDYKLEPELLVLVLLSLVHSGTITLRLVGKEVIDASSLADAGKKPVEDFCKFRHVERPKDIPLDALVELFELVGLPEGLIKDPNTREAGIIQLNEKSSGVVNRVVFAKQHAQSGLPCWGHELISLEKREEYRQQLDNLQSFLEKLKSFNSPGKLKNFTTSVDEVKAYGKSLDLLGELEAANALVSELNPLTSYLTTAGAVLPTGDPWIAKSQKLCDDWQPQLRDAEKRRDPGFRQKLVQAIEKCKKEFQDHYLDLHKKSRLGVNEETKKNKLEKDDRLERLRALAHISVLSSGSLTDMTGRLGNLKVCYKLGKENLENSPVCPTCNFRPSDEKSAVTGAAQLDAIDEEMDKLLDSWAETIVSNLGDPTVQESIKLLDPPQQKAVKKLVKDGGLPKKISTELVQGIESALSGLRPIKVNPNALLSKLSDGSASCTVDQFRERFNEFVNDMIRGKEVNKIRIVIEVEG, from the coding sequence ATGAAATACTCAGAACTTATTGACTTTGAACCGATTGAATCCGTTATCCAACTTCGGGAAGCGGACTCGCATGACAAGGCTCGCAGTCTGGTTGAGACATTCGTGATCTCCGCCAAGATGGCCGAGAAGCTAACGGATGTCGTCTTCCCGAATCTCCAGTTCGACGAGCCATACGACAACAAGGGCCTGTTAATTGTCGGCAACTACGGTACAGGTAAGTCGCACCTCATGTCTTTTATCTCGGCGTTGGCCGAGCATGAAGACCTGACCGGTGCCTGTCGCAATCCGGCTGTGGCGAAAGCAGCCAAGCCGATCATCGGTCGATTCAAAGTGATCCGTTCCGAAATCGGTTCCACACAGATGGGTCTGCGTGACTACATCTGCGGGGAACTTGAAGACAGTCTCGCCAAGATGGGAGTCACGCACTCGTTCCCACCAGCCGAGAAAGTCCGCAACAACAAGGACGGCCTGACGGAGATGATGGGCAAGTTTCACGAGAAGTATCCCGATCATGGACTGTTGCTGTTCGTGGACGAGTTGCTGGACTATCTGCGAAGTCGAAACGATCAGGAATTGATTCTCGACTTGAACTTCCTGCGTGAAGTCGGCGAGGTTTGCAGCACGCTGCGTTTTCGGTTCTTGGCCGGTTTGCAGGAGATGCTGTTCGAGAATCCAAGGTTTGCGTTTGTCGCCGACCAGCTTCGGCGAGTTCAGGCACGCTTCGAGCAGGTTCCCATCGCACAGGAAGACGTTGCTTTCGTTGTCTCCGAACGGTTGCTGACAAAGACCGACAAGCAGAGAGCATGGATTCGAGAGCATTTGGAAAAGTTCACCCCATTGTACGACTCGATGGCAGAGCGCATCGATGCGTTCGTCGAACTCTACCCTATTCATCCGGCTTACATTGAACGGTTTGAGTTAATCTCAGTTGCGGAAAAGCGTGAAATTCTCAAGACGCTTAGCGCCGAGATGAAGCAACTTCTGGACAAAGACGTGCCCGCCGACGAAACCGGTCTGGTCAGTTACGACTCATATTGGAGTGAACTGCGGGACAACCCATCAATCCGCTCTCTTCCTGATGTATCGGAAGTCATCGACAAGAGCAAAGTTCTTGAGAACCGAATTAAGCAGGCATTTACTCGCAAGGCATACACGCCGATGGCGTTACGAATCAGCCATGCCCTGTCGGTCCATCGCCTGACCACCGACGACATTCAGGCCAAGATCGGTCCCACGGCCAGTGAGATTCGAGACGACCTATGCCTTTATCACGAGGCACTACCGGAACGAAACAGCGACTTTCTGCGAACGACGGTCGAGTCCTGTCTGAATGAGATCGTGAAGACGATGAGCGGCCAGTTCATCACGCACAACAAAGAGAACGACCAGTATTACCTCGATCTCGAAAAGAACATCGACTACGATACCGAGATCGAAAAACGTTCTGAAAGCCTCTCAAAGAGCGAACTCGACCGCTACTACTTCGAGTCGCTCAAGCGTGTAATGGAATGTGTAGATACGCCCGAATACAGGACAGGCTTCCGTATTTGGGAACACGAACTCGAATGGCACACGCATAGAGTCTTCCGCAATGGCTACCTCTTTTTCGGTGCTCCCAATGAGCGACCAAACACGCAGCCGCCTCGTGACTTCTACTTGTATTTCATGCAGCCGTTCGAGCCACCGAAGAAGAACTGGAAGGCCGACCTGCAAGACGAAGTTTTCTTTCTGCTCAAGCATCCCGACGAAGCGTGCGACCGAGCATTGCGCCTGTACGCCGGTGCTCAGGCAATGGCGGCACAAGCGGGAAGTGCGACCAAGAAGAATTACATGGACAAAGCGGACATGCACCTGAAGTCACTGACGAAGTGGCTTCGGGAGCACATGCTGACCGCCTTTGATGTCGTCCATCAGGGATCGGCGAAGAAAATGGTCGAGTTCCTGAAGGGACATAAGACAGGCGGCATGACCGTCCGCGAGATGGTCAACCTTGTCGGCACTGTCGCTTTGGAATCGACGTTTGATGAACGATACCCGGAATACCCGAAGTTCTCCGTGTCGCTCACGACCAACAATCTTGATGATGCTGTCGCCGATGGTATTCGAGCATTGTCCGGCGGGCTGCGAACCAACTTAGCAACAGCAATTCTTGACGGGCTTGAGCTAGTTGATGGCGACAAGATTCGACCGCACGAATCCCGGTATGCCAAGTCTGTGGTCAAGAGGCTGGAAGCCAAGCCACAAGGACAAGTCCTCAATCGCAGCGAATTACTCGAAGAGAAATATCAGAACGTCGAAGTTGGTATCGACTATAAACTGGAGCCGGAATTGCTTGTTCTCGTTCTGTTGTCGCTGGTTCACAGCGGCACAATCACTTTGCGACTGGTGGGCAAGGAAGTCATCGATGCCTCGTCACTTGCCGATGCGGGAAAGAAACCGGTCGAAGACTTCTGCAAATTCCGACATGTTGAACGACCGAAGGACATACCGCTCGATGCGCTTGTTGAGTTGTTCGAGTTGGTTGGGCTGCCCGAAGGACTCATCAAAGACCCGAACACACGGGAAGCTGGCATCATTCAGTTGAACGAAAAATCGAGCGGCGTCGTTAACCGAGTCGTTTTTGCAAAACAGCACGCACAGTCCGGTTTGCCGTGCTGGGGTCACGAACTGATCTCGTTGGAGAAGCGTGAAGAGTATCGGCAGCAACTCGATAATCTTCAGAGCTTTCTGGAGAAGTTGAAGTCGTTCAACTCGCCCGGCAAGTTGAAGAATTTCACAACGTCGGTAGACGAGGTAAAGGCGTATGGCAAAAGCCTCGATCTGCTGGGTGAACTTGAAGCAGCGAACGCTCTCGTCAGTGAGTTGAATCCACTGACTTCGTATCTCACTACAGCCGGTGCGGTTCTGCCAACCGGCGATCCTTGGATCGCCAAGTCGCAGAAACTTTGTGACGACTGGCAACCACAGCTTCGTGATGCCGAGAAACGCCGTGATCCCGGCTTTCGGCAAAAACTCGTTCAGGCCATCGAAAAGTGCAAGAAGGAGTTTCAGGATCACTACCTCGATCTGCACAAGAAGAGCAGACTTGGCGTCAATGAAGAGACCAAGAAAAACAAGCTCGAAAAAGACGACCGACTCGAACGACTCAGGGCGTTGGCACACATCTCCGTCCTGTCATCAGGCAGCCTGACGGACATGACCGGACGACTGGGCAATCTAAAGGTGTGCTACAAGCTCGGCAAGGAAAACCTTGAAAACAGCCCGGTGTGCCCAACTTGCAACTTCCGGCCCAGTGACGAAAAGAGCGCTGTTACGGGGGCCGCACAACTCGACGCCATCGACGAAGAGATGGACAAGCTTCTTGATAGCTGGGCCGAAACAATTGTCTCCAACCTCGGCGATCCAACCGTACAGGAAAGCATCAAGCTACTCGACCCACCGCAGCAAAAGGCCGTCAAGAAACTGGTGAAGGATGGCGGTCTGCCCAAGAAGATCAGCACGGAACTTGTCCAAGGCATCGAAAGCGCCTTGTCCGGTCTGAGGCCGATCAAAGTCAATCCAAACGCATTGCTCAGCAAGCTGAGTGATGGCAGTGCCTCCTGTACCGTCGATCAATTCCGGGAACGCTTCAACGAGTTTGTCAACGACATGATCCGAGGCAAAGAGGTCAACAAAATCCGCATCGTGATCGAGGTCGAGGGATAA
- the brxF gene encoding BREX-3 system P-loop-containing protein BrxF — protein sequence MPGTDIDKLKEAIEQAEARYEKLVLLIGESGSGKTQLLRALVDAKACPLVNVNLRLSQKLLEIPRRKRPAKVSTLFSDLLDEEEGSPILLDDIELLFDKALQTNTLTLLRHHSKNRIVVVAWNGTFSDGVLTYAEPDHPEYVQEKDVEAIVLSIASPAAASH from the coding sequence ATGCCGGGAACGGACATCGACAAACTGAAGGAAGCGATTGAGCAGGCTGAAGCCCGCTACGAGAAGCTCGTGCTTCTCATTGGCGAGAGCGGCAGCGGCAAGACGCAGCTTCTCCGTGCTTTGGTCGATGCAAAAGCCTGTCCTCTTGTGAATGTCAATCTCCGCCTCAGCCAGAAGCTGTTGGAGATTCCTCGCCGGAAGCGTCCAGCAAAAGTCTCCACGCTGTTTTCCGATTTGCTCGACGAAGAGGAAGGTAGCCCCATCCTACTCGATGACATTGAACTGTTGTTCGATAAGGCGTTGCAGACGAACACCCTGACCCTTCTGCGGCATCACTCAAAGAACCGAATTGTCGTCGTGGCGTGGAACGGAACCTTTAGCGACGGCGTGCTCACTTACGCCGAGCCGGATCACCCGGAATATGTGCAGGAAAAGGATGTCGAAGCAATTGTGCTTTCGATTGCCAGCCCCGCAGCAGCAAGCCATTGA
- a CDS encoding MerR family transcriptional regulator, with protein MENLRDFLRISEAAEYLGVSPNTLRNWENAGKIAVHRHPVNGYRLFKQQELDDLLDQVREPPGSQEESQKPK; from the coding sequence GTGGAGAACTTGAGAGATTTCTTACGCATCTCGGAAGCAGCGGAGTACCTCGGTGTGTCGCCGAACACGCTCCGCAACTGGGAGAACGCTGGGAAGATCGCAGTGCATCGACACCCTGTGAACGGCTACCGGCTGTTCAAACAGCAGGAACTCGATGACTTGCTCGATCAGGTGCGTGAGCCACCCGGTTCGCAGGAAGAGAGTCAAAAGCCGAAGTGA
- a CDS encoding phosphorothioated DNA-binding restriction endonuclease, whose translation MTQQAVLAKFDSLNVWKKGDQRAPHKPLLVLYALARWQQGEPNISFETAAPVLTELLQEFGPDRKTYHPELPFFHLQSDGVWKMTMDGEPIPRKGAQNFTRGELLKHHSIGCFSDDVQAALKRNPELAVEIATTILEGHFPESYHPEILAAVGFDAESRSISKRRPRDPRFRDRILTAYEYRCAICGFDVRLGSQSIALEAAHIKWHQAGGPDMEMNGIALCALHHKVFDLGAFTINRELMIVVSERANGSTGLEENLLRFHGSDLRAPQRPEFVPRGEFTEWHGKEVFKGRPRWLQA comes from the coding sequence ATGACGCAGCAGGCTGTCCTCGCCAAATTCGACTCGCTGAACGTCTGGAAGAAAGGCGATCAACGGGCTCCGCATAAGCCGCTGCTTGTGCTCTACGCACTGGCCCGATGGCAACAGGGCGAACCGAACATCTCCTTCGAAACCGCGGCACCAGTGCTCACGGAGTTGCTCCAGGAATTCGGCCCAGATCGCAAGACCTACCACCCTGAATTACCGTTCTTCCATCTGCAGAGCGACGGCGTTTGGAAGATGACGATGGACGGGGAACCGATCCCCCGAAAGGGAGCGCAGAATTTCACGCGCGGTGAACTCCTGAAACACCACTCGATTGGTTGCTTCTCGGACGACGTGCAGGCAGCGCTCAAACGGAATCCCGAACTGGCCGTAGAGATCGCCACAACAATTCTGGAAGGGCACTTCCCGGAGTCGTACCATCCGGAAATCCTCGCCGCCGTCGGCTTCGACGCCGAATCTCGATCCATCTCCAAACGTCGACCGCGCGACCCCCGGTTCCGCGACCGCATTTTGACGGCCTACGAGTATCGATGCGCGATCTGCGGGTTCGACGTGCGTCTGGGCTCACAATCGATTGCCTTGGAAGCAGCACACATCAAGTGGCATCAGGCGGGCGGACCAGACATGGAAATGAACGGTATCGCACTCTGCGCCCTGCACCACAAAGTCTTCGATCTCGGCGCGTTCACTATCAATCGCGAGTTGATGATCGTCGTTTCGGAAAGGGCCAACGGATCAACGGGGCTGGAGGAGAACCTGCTACGCTTCCACGGCAGCGATCTGCGGGCGCCCCAGCGACCGGAGTTTGTGCCGCGCGGGGAGTTTACGGAATGGCATGGCAAAGAAGTGTTCAAGGGGAGGCCACGGTGGCTTCAGGCGTGA
- a CDS encoding tyrosine-type recombinase/integrase, with protein MPKSSTLRVPSYRRHKPTGQAVVTINGQDIYLGKWNSAASRAEYDRLIAEFLANGRQLRSEIESTVVEIINAYRKFAERYYRKNGEVTREYGCIKEALKIVRELYGRTNANDFGPLALKAVRQRMIDNGWSRGYINKSIGRIRRCFKWAVENELVRPDMYHGLMAVSGLRKGRSEAREPDRVLPVDDATVQATLPHLTPVVADMIRFQRITGCRPQDVCNLRPCDIDMSADVWIYRPHTHKTEHHGQERLIPIGPKGQDILRPYLLREKETHCFRPVDSEKSRRAEQHANRRTSLSCGNRPGTNRKRKPKRTAGDQYTTGSYRRAIHRACDLAFPAPEPLRRRDGESVKQSQERLTDKQRAELNQWQSDHRWSPNRLRHSAGTEIRKRYGLEAAQVILGHASADVTQVYAERDLQKAVEIMREVG; from the coding sequence ATGCCGAAATCTTCCACGCTTCGCGTCCCTTCCTACCGTCGCCACAAGCCCACTGGGCAGGCTGTCGTCACGATCAACGGTCAGGACATCTATCTTGGGAAGTGGAACTCTGCAGCCAGCAGAGCCGAGTATGACCGCCTCATCGCTGAGTTCCTGGCCAATGGTCGGCAACTCCGCAGCGAAATCGAGAGCACGGTCGTCGAGATCATCAATGCTTACCGGAAATTCGCCGAGCGGTACTACCGTAAAAACGGCGAGGTCACTCGTGAATACGGTTGCATCAAGGAAGCTCTGAAGATCGTCCGGGAGTTGTACGGCCGGACAAACGCCAACGACTTCGGGCCGCTGGCATTGAAGGCCGTTCGGCAGCGAATGATCGACAACGGCTGGAGCCGTGGATACATCAACAAGTCGATCGGTCGAATTCGCCGATGCTTCAAATGGGCGGTTGAAAACGAACTCGTCCGCCCCGATATGTATCACGGGCTGATGGCCGTTTCCGGCTTGCGGAAAGGCCGTTCAGAAGCCCGTGAACCGGATCGGGTGCTACCCGTGGACGATGCGACCGTGCAGGCCACATTGCCCCATCTGACACCCGTGGTGGCGGATATGATCCGTTTTCAGCGGATCACTGGTTGTCGTCCGCAGGACGTTTGCAATCTGCGCCCCTGCGACATTGATATGTCAGCGGACGTCTGGATCTACCGACCACACACTCACAAAACCGAACATCACGGGCAGGAACGACTCATCCCCATCGGTCCGAAAGGGCAGGACATCTTGCGACCGTATCTGTTGCGTGAGAAAGAAACGCATTGTTTCCGCCCTGTGGATTCGGAGAAGAGTCGCCGCGCGGAACAGCACGCGAACCGCAGGACGTCGTTGTCGTGCGGCAACCGGCCCGGCACAAACCGCAAGCGGAAACCGAAGCGAACCGCGGGTGATCAGTACACCACCGGAAGCTACCGGCGAGCGATCCACCGGGCGTGTGATCTAGCCTTCCCGGCACCCGAACCACTCCGCCGCCGCGACGGTGAAAGCGTTAAGCAGTCGCAAGAGCGGCTGACGGACAAGCAGCGAGCCGAACTCAACCAGTGGCAATCAGACCATCGGTGGAGTCCGAACCGCTTACGCCACTCCGCCGGAACAGAGATCCGGAAACGGTACGGGCTGGAAGCCGCCCAAGTCATCCTGGGACACGCATCAGCTGACGTCACGCAAGTCTATGCCGAACGGGATCTGCAGAAAGCGGTGGAGATTATGCGGGAGGTGGGCTGA
- the asnS gene encoding asparagine--tRNA ligase, which produces MTLSKIAKLIKDGQPEQQVEVAGWVRTKRESKQAFAFLELNDGSSMTGLQVIVDDSVPGFAESIKAITTGASVRVSGILKESPGKGQSIELHAAELTVLGTADAQTYPLQKKRHSFEFLREIAHLRPRTNTFGAIARVRNALCAAIHNFFQSRGFLYIHTPVITTSDCEGAGTMFQVTTLDLAKLAQVKTEIDYGQDFFGKQASLTVSGQLEAETFASSVGDCYTFGPTFRAENSNTTRHLAEFWMVEPEMPFYELNDNMDLAESFIRTILADVLAACPEDMEFFNLRIEKTILETLRNIIDNDFIRLPYTEAVEILLASGQEFEYPVSWGIDLQSEHERFLTEQHFKQPVILYDYPRSIKPFYMRCNEDGKTVRAMDVLVPRVGEIIGGSQREERLDVLTDRMAECGLEPEDYWWYLDLRRYGSVPHSGFGLGLERTLLLLTGMANIRDVIPFPRTPKNAEF; this is translated from the coding sequence ATGACCCTTTCGAAAATCGCTAAACTCATCAAAGACGGCCAACCGGAGCAGCAAGTTGAGGTGGCCGGCTGGGTCCGCACCAAACGCGAGTCCAAACAAGCCTTCGCGTTTTTAGAACTCAACGACGGCAGTTCGATGACCGGCCTGCAGGTGATTGTCGATGACTCGGTCCCGGGATTCGCCGAAAGCATCAAGGCGATCACCACCGGAGCCAGCGTGCGCGTCTCCGGCATACTCAAGGAGTCACCCGGTAAAGGGCAGAGTATCGAACTGCATGCGGCGGAGCTGACGGTGTTAGGCACGGCCGACGCACAAACCTATCCTCTGCAAAAGAAGCGGCACAGTTTTGAGTTCCTCCGCGAAATCGCGCACCTGCGTCCGCGGACCAATACCTTTGGAGCGATTGCCCGTGTGCGCAATGCCCTATGCGCCGCCATACACAACTTCTTTCAGTCACGGGGATTTTTATACATCCACACGCCGGTCATCACCACCAGTGACTGCGAGGGAGCCGGCACCATGTTTCAGGTGACGACGCTCGACCTCGCCAAGTTGGCGCAAGTGAAAACAGAGATCGATTACGGCCAAGACTTCTTCGGCAAGCAAGCATCACTGACCGTCAGCGGACAACTCGAAGCAGAAACATTCGCCAGTTCCGTCGGCGACTGTTATACCTTCGGCCCCACGTTTCGAGCAGAAAACTCAAACACAACGCGGCATCTCGCAGAATTTTGGATGGTCGAACCAGAGATGCCGTTCTATGAGTTGAACGACAACATGGACTTAGCAGAGTCGTTTATCCGTACAATACTTGCCGATGTGCTGGCTGCCTGTCCGGAGGATATGGAGTTTTTCAATCTACGGATCGAAAAAACCATTTTGGAAACGCTCCGCAACATCATCGACAACGACTTCATCCGCTTACCGTATACCGAAGCCGTGGAGATTCTGCTGGCAAGCGGACAAGAGTTTGAATACCCGGTCTCGTGGGGAATCGACCTGCAATCGGAGCACGAACGTTTTTTGACCGAGCAGCACTTCAAACAACCGGTGATTCTGTACGACTACCCACGAAGCATCAAGCCGTTTTATATGCGGTGTAATGAGGATGGAAAAACGGTCCGGGCGATGGACGTCCTGGTCCCGCGCGTAGGAGAAATCATCGGCGGCAGCCAACGTGAGGAGCGCCTGGACGTGCTGACCGACCGCATGGCGGAGTGCGGTTTGGAGCCCGAAGATTATTGGTGGTATCTGGATTTACGTCGTTACGGCAGCGTCCCGCACAGTGGATTCGGACTGGGATTGGAGCGGACCTTGCTATTGTTGACCGGCATGGCCAACATCCGCGACGTAATCCCATTCCCACGAACGCCCAAGAATGCGGAGTTTTGA
- a CDS encoding Gfo/Idh/MocA family protein — protein MSQDTTRRDFIQTTTALGAAWWVSGGPKAFAKEPSPLERVRYACIGVGGKGKSDSADAGQHGDVVAICDIDENNLNKASKKFKKAEKFVDYREMLDTMGDKIDAVTVSTPDHSHAPASAMAMKMGKACFTQKPLTHSVYEARRLAEIAKESGVPTMMGNQGTAKSGLRKAAAIIKEGGLGTIKEVHIFTNRPVWKQGGERPATATVPKEVHWDLWLGPAPERPYAPGYHPFAWRGWWDFGTGALGDMACHTVNMPFMGLDLRNPTSIVAESSGHNRDSYPQQSKIVFQFPANEARPALPLIWYDGGYKPDVALLLGEDFKHDSGSIIVGENGTLYSYGDYGDNWMLLPTGEVSEPNVEFEESPGHFTEYHQAITGERKEATSNFVNYAGPLTETILLGNLAVWADGKKIEWDSKNLKATNAPEVAGIIRNHYRDGYTL, from the coding sequence ATGAGTCAAGATACGACACGCCGTGATTTCATTCAAACGACGACGGCACTGGGAGCCGCTTGGTGGGTCAGTGGTGGCCCGAAAGCATTCGCCAAAGAACCTTCGCCGCTGGAACGCGTCCGTTATGCCTGCATTGGTGTCGGCGGTAAAGGTAAAAGCGACTCTGCCGATGCCGGTCAGCACGGCGACGTGGTTGCGATCTGCGACATCGACGAAAACAACCTCAACAAAGCCTCGAAAAAGTTCAAAAAGGCCGAGAAGTTCGTCGACTACCGCGAAATGCTCGACACGATGGGCGACAAAATCGATGCGGTCACGGTCAGCACGCCGGACCACTCCCACGCGCCGGCCAGCGCTATGGCGATGAAAATGGGCAAAGCCTGTTTCACGCAAAAACCGCTGACGCACAGCGTCTACGAAGCGCGTCGCTTGGCCGAAATCGCCAAGGAATCCGGCGTTCCCACAATGATGGGCAACCAAGGAACGGCCAAATCCGGTCTGCGGAAAGCTGCTGCGATTATTAAAGAAGGTGGATTGGGCACGATCAAAGAAGTGCACATCTTCACCAACCGGCCTGTCTGGAAACAAGGGGGCGAACGCCCTGCGACAGCAACTGTGCCGAAGGAAGTCCACTGGGATCTCTGGCTCGGACCGGCACCGGAACGTCCCTATGCCCCTGGCTACCATCCCTTCGCTTGGCGGGGTTGGTGGGATTTCGGAACCGGAGCGTTGGGCGACATGGCTTGCCATACGGTCAACATGCCCTTCATGGGCTTGGACCTGCGGAATCCGACCTCCATCGTTGCGGAATCGTCCGGTCACAACCGCGACAGCTACCCGCAACAATCGAAGATCGTGTTCCAATTCCCGGCCAATGAAGCCCGTCCGGCGTTGCCTTTGATCTGGTACGACGGTGGCTACAAACCGGACGTTGCCTTGCTGTTGGGCGAGGACTTCAAGCACGATAGCGGTTCCATTATTGTCGGTGAAAACGGCACGCTGTATTCCTACGGCGATTACGGCGACAACTGGATGTTGCTGCCAACCGGCGAAGTCAGCGAACCGAATGTCGAGTTCGAAGAATCGCCCGGTCACTTCACCGAATACCATCAGGCGATCACCGGCGAACGCAAAGAAGCCACGTCGAACTTCGTCAATTACGCCGGACCGTTGACCGAGACGATTTTGCTCGGCAACTTGGCGGTTTGGGCCGATGGCAAGAAAATCGAATGGGATTCCAAAAACCTCAAAGCGACCAACGCTCCTGAAGTTGCTGGAATCATCAGGAACCATTACCGGGACGGCTACACGCTGTAA
- a CDS encoding FAD-dependent oxidoreductase: protein MAVSPSPTLADSSGSTDSNCQCCVVGGGPAGVVLSFLLARRGVAVTLLEAHQDFDRDFRGDTLHPSTMELMDQLGLADALLELPHTKLRTVSMQTPSETITFADFNGLKSRFPFIVLMPQSEFLKFLADEAAKYPNFKLIMGANVQELIHEDGLCVGVKYRTAEGSEECRAPVTVACDGRFSKLRKLAGLTPVKTAPPMDVLWFRMPRNPDDGVDLTFRINNGHMLVMLERGDHWQLGYLIIKGSFHDVREQGLEKFRESMAALAPELVDRLETITDWKQITPLNVEASRLTQWSKPGLLLIGDAAHVMSPVGGVGINYAVQDAIETANVLSEPLLKGNVTTADLDLVRKHREFPTKVIQRFQEVIQKRIVQAGLDDSQTFHTPWFLKLPIIRNLPVRLIAFGVKRSQLKQ, encoded by the coding sequence ATGGCGGTATCCCCTTCCCCGACTCTTGCGGACTCCTCTGGTTCCACGGACTCAAACTGCCAGTGCTGTGTCGTCGGTGGGGGACCGGCGGGGGTGGTGTTGTCGTTCTTGTTAGCGCGACGTGGTGTTGCCGTCACGTTGCTCGAAGCTCATCAAGATTTCGATCGTGACTTTCGCGGTGACACTCTGCATCCCTCGACGATGGAATTGATGGACCAGTTGGGACTGGCCGATGCATTGCTGGAATTGCCGCACACCAAGTTGCGAACGGTCAGCATGCAGACACCGTCGGAAACAATCACCTTTGCCGACTTCAATGGTTTGAAGTCTCGCTTTCCTTTCATTGTGCTCATGCCGCAAAGCGAGTTTCTGAAGTTCTTGGCCGACGAAGCAGCGAAGTATCCGAACTTCAAACTCATCATGGGGGCCAATGTTCAAGAACTGATTCACGAAGACGGTCTCTGCGTGGGGGTCAAGTATCGCACCGCCGAGGGTTCCGAAGAATGTCGCGCTCCGGTGACGGTTGCCTGCGACGGCCGGTTTTCCAAGCTCCGCAAACTGGCCGGGCTGACACCGGTCAAAACAGCGCCGCCGATGGACGTGCTTTGGTTCCGCATGCCACGCAATCCGGATGACGGCGTGGACCTCACGTTTCGCATCAACAACGGACACATGCTGGTCATGCTCGAACGGGGGGACCATTGGCAGTTGGGTTATCTGATCATCAAAGGTTCATTCCATGATGTCCGCGAACAGGGGCTAGAAAAATTCCGCGAGTCGATGGCCGCACTCGCTCCCGAGTTGGTCGACCGCTTGGAGACCATCACCGATTGGAAACAGATCACGCCGCTGAACGTCGAAGCCAGCCGATTAACACAATGGTCCAAGCCGGGCCTGTTGTTGATTGGCGATGCGGCGCACGTGATGTCCCCCGTCGGCGGCGTGGGGATTAACTATGCCGTGCAAGATGCGATCGAAACGGCCAACGTACTCTCCGAGCCGCTACTCAAAGGCAACGTGACCACCGCAGATCTGGACTTGGTGCGAAAGCATCGCGAATTCCCCACAAAGGTCATCCAGCGATTTCAGGAAGTCATCCAGAAGCGAATCGTTCAAGCCGGTTTAGACGATTCGCAAACCTTCCATACGCCCTGGTTCTTGAAACTCCCGATCATCCGCAACCTTCCCGTCCGCCTAATCGCCTTTGGCGTCAAACGGTCCCAGTTGAAACAATGA